In a genomic window of Streptomyces noursei ATCC 11455:
- a CDS encoding LysR family transcriptional regulator: MDLEIRHLRVVCAIAEAGSLTRAAAALRMTQPGLSAQLRRIETLLGGTLFDRRRAGAAPTPLGDLVLSRAHAILPGVDQLLADTDRAVRRATAPTRLRIGSVGAPLLGHLLLAVRESMPDAEVTSRCQYAPAPLLDDLGAGRLEAAVLGDHPGQESPPRDGVLLHPLVTEPVFALLPATHPLAGQEEVSLVRLAEEDWAAPRPDSDRTREYWSSIFTLADRHPRIPYEAEGRQLVEIVRAGLAVSLCQATFIEVPGVAVRALTGNPLWYRHVLAWRRDGPLARHGEAILRRVGDGYLGSCAASPAYARWRERHPERAQPLGSSSAIGALDAGAGPSPQ; encoded by the coding sequence ATGGATCTGGAGATTCGGCACCTGCGGGTGGTGTGCGCCATTGCCGAGGCCGGCAGTCTGACCCGGGCCGCCGCGGCGCTGCGGATGACCCAGCCGGGCCTGAGCGCCCAGCTGCGGCGTATCGAAACCCTCCTGGGCGGCACGCTGTTCGACCGCAGACGTGCGGGGGCCGCGCCCACGCCGCTGGGCGATCTCGTCCTCTCCCGGGCACACGCCATCCTGCCGGGCGTCGACCAGCTCCTCGCCGACACCGACCGGGCCGTACGGCGCGCCACGGCCCCCACCCGTCTGCGCATCGGCTCCGTCGGCGCCCCGCTCCTCGGCCATCTCCTGCTTGCCGTAAGGGAGTCGATGCCCGACGCGGAGGTGACCTCTCGTTGCCAGTACGCCCCCGCCCCGTTGCTCGACGACCTCGGCGCCGGCCGTCTGGAAGCCGCAGTCCTCGGCGACCACCCAGGCCAGGAATCCCCGCCCCGCGACGGGGTGCTCCTGCACCCGCTCGTCACGGAGCCCGTCTTCGCGCTGCTGCCCGCGACCCACCCGCTGGCCGGCCAGGAAGAGGTCAGCCTGGTCCGGCTGGCCGAAGAGGACTGGGCCGCGCCCCGGCCGGACAGCGACCGCACGCGGGAGTACTGGTCGTCCATCTTCACTCTGGCCGACCGCCATCCCCGTATCCCGTATGAGGCCGAGGGGCGGCAGCTGGTCGAGATCGTCCGCGCGGGCCTGGCGGTGAGCCTGTGCCAGGCCACCTTCATCGAAGTACCCGGCGTCGCCGTCCGCGCGCTGACCGGAAACCCGTTGTGGTACCGCCATGTGCTGGCCTGGCGCCGGGACGGCCCGCTGGCCCGGCACGGAGAGGCGATCCTGCGGCGCGTGGGCGACGGCTACCTGGGTAGCTGCGCCGCCAGCCCCGCATACGCGCGCTGGCGGGAACGGCACCCGGAGAGGGCGCAGCCGCTGGGGTCGTCGTCGGCGATCGGTGCGTTGGACGCGGGTGCCGGTCCTTCCCCGCAGTGA
- a CDS encoding protein kinase domain-containing protein translates to MDTPQHGRGDDATLRQPPPQPTRPQPHPSAPQQQGPGRIGPYEVFQLLGEGGMGRVFLARSPGSRLVALKVIRPEYAETPDFRGRFRREADAARKVSGFFTPPVLDADADAPQPWLATAYIPAPSLHDVVRRFGVLPDPALRALGTGLAEALLAIHTAGVVHRDLKPANVLVAEDGPRVIDFGISRAADATQLTRTGTVMGTPGFMAPEQIVSSREAGPAADVFSLGCVLVFAATGQGPFGAGSPTEVVYRAVHAPPQLTGVPDALRPLVTACLAKDPAGRPATTAVLTALGTTDPAALLVPGLREDLATRAAHAGVLVTAPPVPVTPLEATAAPSRPSRRRFVWLALAGGAAAAAAGTAALAGGRAKPDGAPGRPAGATIGPGATVPAGPAPQWSRPLRQLQNGQLRLLGDTLVRWDRTTAIGYHATSGAERWTAAPRMPSDVSGRPEWLGVRGSTLFAAALGDRGYLLGLDGSGALKFSHAVTERPPGGFPAQINDVFHATDAVALLGTSGDTGYGVSAVDLAAGKVLWSRKVAGSDFHAHSDGRTCFLHDAGDLHGLDLRTGTVRWTVRDVLRPGDYPDLTTDGNALLVTSTKVQAFRATDGRTLWTAVDEPTRLDRTTVLGTTAYAIDGQGTVFALDTRSGKQRWHTASPLSLAPAGASDPGPAVSASLLAYPLFGADTPGFLVLGAADGKVLWAHRASGAEAGDKTTAWRVQISGTTLYAASDTTLYAFRSDPR, encoded by the coding sequence GTGGACACACCCCAGCACGGCCGCGGCGACGACGCCACGCTCCGGCAGCCCCCTCCGCAGCCCACCCGACCGCAGCCGCACCCGTCGGCCCCGCAGCAGCAGGGCCCCGGCCGGATCGGCCCCTACGAGGTCTTCCAACTCCTCGGCGAGGGCGGCATGGGCCGGGTCTTCCTCGCCAGATCGCCGGGCTCGCGCCTGGTCGCGTTGAAGGTCATCCGGCCCGAGTACGCCGAGACGCCGGACTTCCGCGGGCGCTTCCGGCGCGAGGCGGACGCCGCCCGCAAGGTGAGCGGCTTCTTCACCCCGCCGGTGCTCGACGCGGACGCCGACGCCCCCCAACCCTGGCTGGCCACCGCCTACATCCCCGCACCGTCCCTGCACGACGTGGTACGCCGCTTCGGCGTGCTGCCCGACCCGGCCCTGCGGGCACTGGGCACGGGCCTCGCCGAGGCGCTGCTGGCCATCCACACCGCCGGCGTCGTCCACCGCGACCTCAAGCCCGCGAACGTCCTGGTGGCCGAAGACGGCCCGCGCGTCATCGACTTCGGCATCAGCCGGGCCGCGGACGCCACGCAGCTGACCCGGACGGGCACCGTCATGGGCACGCCCGGCTTCATGGCCCCCGAGCAGATCGTGTCGAGCCGCGAGGCCGGTCCGGCGGCCGACGTCTTCTCCCTCGGCTGCGTCCTGGTCTTCGCGGCCACCGGGCAGGGCCCCTTCGGCGCGGGCAGCCCCACCGAGGTCGTCTACCGGGCCGTGCACGCCCCGCCGCAGCTCACCGGCGTACCCGACGCGCTGCGTCCCCTGGTGACGGCCTGCCTGGCCAAGGACCCGGCGGGCCGGCCGGCCACCACCGCGGTGCTGACCGCGTTGGGCACCACCGACCCCGCCGCGCTGCTCGTACCGGGACTGCGGGAGGACCTCGCCACGCGAGCGGCACACGCCGGCGTCCTGGTCACCGCGCCTCCGGTGCCGGTCACCCCGCTGGAGGCGACGGCGGCCCCGAGCCGGCCGAGCCGCCGCCGCTTCGTATGGCTCGCGCTGGCCGGCGGCGCCGCCGCGGCGGCCGCCGGCACCGCGGCCCTGGCCGGCGGGCGAGCGAAGCCCGACGGCGCCCCGGGCCGGCCCGCGGGCGCCACGATCGGGCCGGGCGCCACGGTGCCCGCAGGTCCGGCGCCGCAGTGGTCGCGCCCGCTGCGGCAGCTGCAGAACGGTCAGTTGAGGCTGCTCGGCGACACCCTCGTACGGTGGGACCGGACCACCGCGATCGGCTACCACGCCACGAGCGGAGCGGAGCGCTGGACCGCCGCGCCCCGCATGCCGTCCGACGTCAGCGGCAGGCCCGAATGGCTCGGGGTGCGGGGATCGACGCTGTTCGCGGCGGCCCTGGGCGACCGCGGCTATCTGCTCGGCCTGGACGGCAGCGGCGCCCTGAAGTTCAGCCACGCGGTCACCGAGCGGCCACCGGGCGGCTTCCCCGCCCAGATCAACGACGTCTTCCACGCCACCGATGCGGTCGCCCTCCTCGGCACCAGCGGCGACACGGGCTACGGCGTCTCGGCGGTGGACCTCGCCGCGGGGAAGGTGCTGTGGTCCCGCAAGGTGGCCGGCAGCGACTTCCACGCCCACTCCGACGGCCGCACCTGCTTCCTGCACGACGCCGGCGACCTGCACGGCCTGGACCTGCGGACCGGCACGGTGCGCTGGACGGTCCGGGACGTGCTGCGGCCCGGCGACTACCCGGACCTGACCACCGACGGGAACGCGCTGCTCGTCACCAGCACCAAGGTGCAGGCGTTCCGCGCCACCGACGGCCGGACGCTGTGGACCGCCGTCGACGAGCCGACCCGCCTCGACCGGACCACGGTCCTGGGCACGACGGCCTACGCCATCGACGGCCAGGGCACCGTCTTCGCCCTCGACACCCGCAGCGGCAAGCAGCGGTGGCACACCGCGAGCCCGCTGTCCCTGGCTCCCGCCGGAGCATCCGACCCGGGCCCGGCCGTCTCCGCGTCCCTGCTGGCCTACCCCCTGTTCGGCGCCGACACCCCGGGCTTCTTGGTGCTGGGCGCCGCGGACGGCAAGGTCCTCTGGGCGCACCGGGCCTCCGGTGCCGAGGCCGGCGACAAGACCACCGCGTGGCGCGTGCAGATCAGCGGCACCACCCTCTACGCGGCATCCGACACCACCCTGTACGCCTTCCGGAGCGACCCCAGATGA